One Marinibacterium anthonyi genomic region harbors:
- the glnA_3 gene encoding Glutamine synthetase 1 yields the protein MSKDAVLKTIADEDVAYVDIRFTDPRGKLQHVTVMSDQVDEDFLDEGFMFDGSSIAGWKSIEASDMKLMPDTDSAYIDPFYAEKTLCIHCSVVEPDTGEPYDRDPRGTAEKAEKYLIESGIGDAAYMGPEAEFFLFDDVRFAVSMNKVSYEVDATDAAWNSDTEFETGNMGHRPGIKGGYFPVNPTDEAQDLRSEMLSTMKRIGMKVDKHHHEVASCQHELGLIFGTVTKQADELQKYKYIIHNVAHAYGKSATFMPKPIAGDNGTGMHVNMSIWKDGKPLFAGDKYADLSDEALWYIGGILKHAKALNAFTNPSTNSYKRLIPGFEAPVLRAYSARNRSGCIRIPWAESPKAKRVEARFPDPSSNPYLCFAALLMAGLDGIKNKIDPGEAMDKNLYDLPPEELAGIPTVCGSLREALEELEADMDFLLAGDVFTKDQIEGYIELKMEELEAYEHTPHPIEYKMYYSC from the coding sequence ATGAGTAAGGACGCAGTTCTTAAAACGATCGCGGACGAGGACGTCGCTTACGTCGACATCCGGTTTACCGATCCGCGCGGCAAGCTGCAGCACGTGACGGTGATGTCGGACCAGGTCGACGAGGATTTCCTCGATGAAGGTTTCATGTTCGACGGCTCCTCGATCGCCGGCTGGAAGTCGATCGAAGCTTCCGACATGAAGCTGATGCCCGACACCGACTCGGCCTACATCGATCCGTTCTATGCCGAAAAAACCCTGTGCATCCATTGCTCGGTCGTCGAACCCGACACCGGCGAACCCTATGACCGCGATCCGCGCGGCACCGCCGAGAAGGCCGAAAAGTACCTGATCGAAAGCGGCATCGGCGATGCGGCCTACATGGGCCCCGAAGCGGAATTCTTCCTGTTCGACGACGTCCGCTTTGCCGTGTCGATGAACAAGGTCTCCTACGAAGTCGACGCCACCGATGCGGCCTGGAATTCGGACACCGAATTCGAAACCGGCAACATGGGCCATCGTCCCGGCATCAAGGGCGGCTACTTCCCGGTCAACCCGACCGACGAAGCGCAGGACCTGCGGTCGGAAATGCTGTCGACCATGAAGCGCATCGGCATGAAGGTCGACAAGCACCACCACGAAGTGGCGTCTTGCCAGCACGAACTGGGCCTGATCTTCGGCACCGTCACCAAGCAGGCTGACGAACTGCAGAAGTACAAGTACATCATCCACAACGTGGCGCACGCCTACGGCAAGTCGGCCACCTTCATGCCCAAGCCCATCGCGGGCGACAACGGCACCGGCATGCACGTGAACATGTCGATCTGGAAGGACGGCAAGCCGCTGTTTGCAGGCGACAAGTATGCCGACCTGTCGGACGAGGCCCTGTGGTACATCGGCGGCATCCTGAAGCACGCCAAGGCGCTCAACGCCTTCACCAACCCGTCGACCAACTCCTACAAGCGTCTGATCCCGGGCTTCGAAGCCCCGGTTCTGCGCGCCTACTCAGCACGCAACCGGTCGGGCTGCATTCGTATCCCGTGGGCGGAATCGCCGAAGGCCAAGCGCGTCGAGGCTCGCTTCCCCGACCCGTCGTCGAACCCCTACCTGTGCTTTGCCGCGCTCCTGATGGCCGGCCTTGACGGCATCAAGAACAAGATCGATCCGGGCGAAGCCATGGACAAGAACCTGTACGACCTTCCCCCGGAAGAGCTGGCAGGCATCCCGACCGTCTGCGGTTCGCTGCGCGAAGCGCTGGAAGAGCTGGAAGCCGACATGGACTTCCTGCTGGCCGGCGACGTGTTCACCAAGGACCAGATCGAAGGCTATATCGAGCTCAAGATGGAAGAGCTGGAAGCTTACGAGCACACGCCGCACCCGATCGAATACAAGATGTACTACAGCTGCTGA
- the glnB_2 gene encoding Nitrogen regulatory protein P-II — protein MKKIEAIIKPFKLDEVKEALQDVGVQGLSVIEVKGFGRQKGHTELYRGAEYVVDFLPKVKIEVVLDDELVDQAIEAIIGAAKTDKIGDGKIFVTAVEQTVRIRTGETGSDAL, from the coding sequence ATGAAGAAAATCGAAGCGATCATCAAACCCTTCAAGCTCGACGAGGTGAAGGAAGCCCTTCAGGACGTCGGCGTGCAGGGCCTGAGCGTCATCGAGGTCAAGGGGTTCGGCCGTCAGAAGGGCCATACCGAGCTGTACCGGGGCGCTGAATATGTGGTCGACTTCCTGCCGAAGGTGAAGATCGAGGTGGTTCTGGACGACGAGCTTGTCGATCAGGCCATCGAAGCCATCATCGGCGCCGCCAAGACCGACAAGATCGGCGACGGCAAGATTTTCGTCACGGCTGTCGAACAGACAGTGCGTATCCGCACCGGCGAGACCGGCTCGGACGCGCTTTGA
- a CDS encoding mycothiol synthase gives MIVRPATAEDAPKLSEVLQALVAAGKRRTPADPDFVLDHYIAAPVGIRCSVAIDTDGQHTDGQATDGQDAVGRILGFQSLKRAEAGNPYDTPIGWGIIGTHVRPDAARRGVGRALFASTLDAAQAAGLPAIEAYISATNAGAIAYYGSLGFETYRPVDGVDCRRLLVTPL, from the coding sequence ATGATCGTACGACCCGCAACCGCAGAAGACGCCCCAAAGCTGAGCGAGGTCCTTCAGGCCCTTGTCGCCGCCGGAAAACGCCGCACGCCGGCCGATCCGGATTTCGTGCTGGACCATTACATCGCAGCCCCCGTGGGCATCCGCTGTTCCGTGGCCATCGACACAGATGGGCAACATACAGACGGGCAAGCCACAGACGGGCAAGACGCGGTTGGGCGCATTCTGGGGTTCCAGTCGCTGAAACGGGCGGAGGCGGGCAACCCCTATGACACGCCCATCGGCTGGGGGATCATCGGCACCCACGTGCGGCCCGATGCGGCGCGGCGCGGTGTCGGGCGCGCGCTGTTCGCCTCGACGCTTGATGCGGCGCAAGCTGCGGGGCTTCCCGCGATCGAGGCGTATATCTCGGCCACCAACGCGGGCGCGATCGCCTATTACGGATCGCTGGGGTTCGAAACCTATCGCCCTGTCGACGGCGTCGACTGCCGGCGTCTTCTGGTCACGCCGCTTTGA
- the dnaK_1 gene encoding Heat shock protein 70, whose protein sequence is MPAPATLGIDFGTSNSAAGIAVDGRPHLIELEPGEQTLPTAVFFEDDGTHMDIGSRATRALIEGEEGRFMRALKSVLGTSLMHEERRIQGRRITFVQIIARFLSEVKQRSEAAVGHEFTHALSGRPVRFHSADPDRNLRAEDDLRACYQAAGFQDVRFMYEPEAALRATQPAPGLGLIVDIGGGTSDFTAFRQDENGTTTILASHGVRIGGTDFDRRIGIDHVMPELGRGSLIRNTLGQDALPAPTRIFNDLATWAMIPFLYTPETRRMAHELARQAVEPAKLNRLVKVLEEELGHDLAFSVERGKIAVNAGEAARIAMGMVERGLSVPLTEDDLRAALTDSVTGIAEAAAETLALSQIAPEAVDRIVLVGGSSLMRAVQMAVHLVCPAARIESGKALTGVADGLALAAHDAFA, encoded by the coding sequence ATGCCTGCGCCCGCGACACTCGGCATCGATTTCGGCACCTCGAATTCCGCCGCCGGCATCGCCGTCGATGGCCGGCCCCATCTGATCGAACTGGAACCGGGCGAACAGACCCTGCCCACCGCAGTCTTCTTCGAGGACGACGGTACCCACATGGACATCGGAAGCCGCGCGACGCGCGCGCTGATCGAGGGCGAGGAAGGCCGGTTCATGCGGGCGCTGAAAAGCGTGCTGGGCACGTCCCTGATGCACGAGGAACGGCGCATCCAGGGGCGGCGGATCACCTTCGTCCAGATCATCGCGCGATTCCTGTCCGAGGTGAAGCAACGGTCCGAAGCCGCCGTCGGGCACGAGTTCACCCATGCGCTGTCCGGTCGCCCCGTGCGGTTCCACAGCGCCGATCCCGACCGCAATCTGCGCGCCGAAGACGACCTGCGCGCCTGTTACCAGGCTGCGGGGTTCCAGGACGTGCGGTTCATGTACGAACCCGAAGCCGCCCTGCGCGCCACCCAGCCCGCGCCGGGTCTGGGGCTGATCGTCGATATCGGCGGCGGGACGTCGGACTTTACCGCTTTCCGCCAGGATGAAAACGGGACGACCACGATCCTGGCCAGCCACGGCGTGCGCATCGGCGGCACCGATTTCGACCGGCGCATCGGCATCGACCACGTCATGCCCGAACTTGGCCGGGGCAGCCTGATCCGCAACACGCTGGGCCAGGACGCCCTGCCCGCGCCGACGCGGATCTTCAACGACCTGGCGACCTGGGCGATGATCCCCTTCCTTTACACTCCCGAAACCCGGCGCATGGCCCATGAACTGGCCCGCCAGGCGGTCGAACCGGCCAAGCTGAACCGCCTGGTCAAGGTGCTGGAAGAGGAACTGGGCCACGACCTGGCGTTTTCGGTCGAACGCGGCAAGATCGCGGTGAATGCCGGCGAAGCGGCGCGGATCGCGATGGGCATGGTCGAACGCGGGCTGTCGGTGCCGCTGACCGAAGACGACCTGCGGGCCGCCCTGACCGACTCCGTGACCGGCATTGCCGAGGCCGCTGCCGAAACGCTGGCCTTGTCGCAGATCGCACCCGAGGCGGTGGACCGGATCGTGCTGGTCGGAGGCTCGTCCCTGATGCGGGCCGTTCAGATGGCGGTGCACCTGGTCTGCCCCGCCGCGCGCATCGAAAGCGGCAAGGCGCTGACCGGGGTGGCCGACGGCCTGGCGCTGGCCGCGCACGACGCCTTTGCCTGA
- the nnr gene encoding Nicotinamide nucleotide repair protein — protein MAVLLTAAQMRKAEQAGIDSGRVTGLGMMERAGEGVVEAIFEAWPELPGGRPVGASEKRYLGQEEAPRAVILCGPGNNGGDGFVVARLLAGRGWAVEVFFHGDAAGLPPDAKTNYDRWCGIGEVSSLTYRDFKNTGDADLYVDAVFGTGLTRPVEGDLARVLRYLAGDGGDRGFFAPRLVAVDVPSGLDSDSGRVVGAGSQEWAPACPYCALTVTFHAMKPGHLLADGPAFCGKVVVQGIGLAEQLSPRLSLVETPQDLSKGQGQHKYGYGHALVLTGGFGRTGAARMAARAALRVGAGLVTLAVPGSAQMEVAAQITALMMRRVEDGVGLAALLEDGRLNALCLGPGLGVERARDLVPVALGSEGVKPRPVVLDADALTAFAEAPQDLFDKAHESCVLTPHGGEFARLFPDIAERLAKPATKGPAYSKVDAAREAAARAGCTVLLKGPDTVIAAPDGRCAINAAVYNRAAPWLATAGSGDVLAGLITGLLARGFDPFAAAGTAAWLHVEAARAFGPGLVAEDLPEMIPQVFRTLAL, from the coding sequence ATGGCAGTGCTTCTGACCGCGGCCCAGATGCGCAAGGCGGAACAGGCGGGTATCGACAGCGGTCGGGTGACCGGTCTGGGCATGATGGAACGCGCCGGCGAGGGTGTTGTCGAGGCGATTTTCGAGGCTTGGCCAGAGCTTCCTGGCGGCCGCCCGGTTGGGGCGTCGGAGAAGCGGTATTTGGGCCAAGAAGAAGCCCCGAGGGCGGTGATCCTGTGCGGGCCGGGCAACAATGGCGGCGACGGATTCGTGGTGGCGCGGCTGCTGGCCGGGCGGGGCTGGGCGGTGGAGGTGTTTTTTCATGGCGATGCGGCCGGGCTGCCGCCCGATGCGAAGACGAATTACGACCGGTGGTGCGGGATCGGGGAGGTCTCTTCCCTGACGTACCGCGATTTCAAGAACACCGGGGATGCCGACCTCTATGTGGACGCCGTGTTCGGGACGGGACTGACGCGTCCGGTCGAAGGCGACCTCGCCCGGGTCCTTCGGTACCTGGCCGGAGACGGCGGCGACCGGGGCTTTTTCGCGCCGCGGCTGGTGGCGGTGGATGTGCCCTCGGGGCTCGATTCTGACAGTGGCCGGGTGGTGGGCGCGGGATCGCAGGAATGGGCGCCCGCCTGTCCATATTGCGCGCTGACCGTCACCTTCCATGCGATGAAACCCGGCCATTTGCTTGCCGACGGTCCCGCCTTTTGCGGCAAGGTCGTAGTGCAGGGCATCGGTCTTGCTGAGCAGTTGTCGCCCCGGTTGTCGCTGGTTGAGACGCCGCAGGATCTGTCCAAGGGGCAGGGGCAGCACAAGTACGGGTATGGTCACGCCCTGGTTCTGACCGGTGGGTTCGGCCGCACCGGTGCCGCCCGGATGGCGGCCCGCGCGGCGCTGCGCGTGGGCGCCGGGCTGGTCACCCTGGCCGTGCCGGGCTCGGCGCAGATGGAGGTCGCCGCGCAGATCACCGCGCTGATGATGCGGCGGGTGGAGGATGGCGTGGGTCTGGCGGCGCTGCTGGAAGACGGGCGGCTGAACGCGCTGTGCCTCGGGCCGGGTTTGGGCGTGGAGCGGGCGCGGGATCTGGTGCCCGTGGCACTGGGAAGCGAGGGAGTGAAACCCCGCCCCGTGGTCCTGGATGCCGACGCCCTGACGGCGTTTGCCGAGGCGCCGCAAGATCTGTTCGACAAAGCGCACGAGAGCTGCGTGCTGACGCCGCATGGCGGTGAATTCGCGCGCCTTTTCCCCGATATTGCCGAACGGCTGGCCAAGCCCGCGACCAAGGGGCCGGCCTATTCCAAGGTCGACGCCGCTCGCGAAGCCGCGGCGCGCGCGGGATGCACCGTGCTGCTGAAGGGGCCGGATACCGTGATTGCCGCGCCCGACGGGCGATGTGCGATCAACGCCGCCGTCTACAACCGCGCCGCGCCCTGGCTGGCGACGGCCGGATCGGGCGATGTGCTGGCCGGGCTGATCACGGGTCTTCTGGCTCGCGGGTTCGATCCGTTCGCGGCCGCTGGAACCGCCGCCTGGTTGCATGTCGAGGCCGCCCGCGCCTTTGGCCCGGGCCTTGTCGCCGAGGATCTGCCCGAGATGATCCCGCAGGTCTTTCGCACGCTGGCGCTTTAG